The following is a genomic window from Chloroflexota bacterium.
GAGGTGCTCCTCGGACAGTGGAGGCGAATCTACAACGAGGTCCGGCCCCACAGCGCCCTCGGCTACCGCCCGCCAGCGCCTGAGGCGATGTTGCCACGACTGGCGTTCAGCAGTTCCGCCGGACTAACATAGCGAGTGGTACAAAGTCTGGGGGCAGGTCAAAACCTCAACTG
Proteins encoded in this region:
- a CDS encoding transposase; protein product: EVLLGQWRRIYNEVRPHSALGYRPPAPEAMLPRLAFSSSAGLT